The following coding sequences are from one Culex quinquefasciatus strain JHB chromosome 1, VPISU_Cqui_1.0_pri_paternal, whole genome shotgun sequence window:
- the LOC6037403 gene encoding chondroadherin produces MNVVWRILFYIGVLWRFYGCRHFIVEAACPKGCLCLSPAQVMCNSGELREIPLKNMPLTVETLALQKNIFPVIKSDAFLGLKALRKLSLDRNNITTIKPFAFRGLPRLRDLSIQHTPLAVVASFAFAGLQNVSQISLCHNKILRIEAYAFAGSAGIRLLNLADNPTVLVETNAFSSLSSVDRLILPSGIRNISQDAFFALDMVGYLKLSFMDLSEVSAFTFRGLTNVKLLSLQESDLGVISANAFDGLDHVDTLNILNNKIDAIHELNITAVNHVRTLRLQGNHLLETPEPGSITLEGLGVLHVVGNYFPCGCHIHTLLDSPLANGSYASGEDFLSKNYCISPLEVNGLQMAQLDIFAIGRCHEQVTRENLEASGAASLAVSLDHFRWCRGSSSWWCDHSRINYSATVALLHPYGLVLLAYFKYFRLKIS; encoded by the exons ATGAACGTCGTCTGGCGGATATTGTTTTACATTGGAGTCCTGTGGCGATTCTACGGCTGTCGGCACTTTATCGTCGAGGCGGCCTGCCCCAAAGGGTGTCTGTGTCTGTCGCCGGCCCAG GTGATGTGCAACAGTGGTGAACTGCGAGAAATTCCCCTCAAAAACATGCCCCTCACAGTAGAAACTCTAGCCCTGCAGAAGAACATCTTCCCGGTGATCAAGAGTGACGCCTTCCTGGGGCTGAAAGCTCTCCGAAAGCTGTCCCTCGATCGGAACAACATCACCACCATTAAACCGTTTGCGTTCCGTGGACTTCCCCGGCTACGGGACCTCTCGATCCAGCACACCCCGCTGGCCGTCGTGGCGTCGTTTGCCTTCGCCGGCCTCCAGAACGTGTCGCAGATTTCGCTGTGCCACAACAAAATTCTTCGCATCGAGGCGTACGCGTTCGCCGGTTCCGCCGGCATCCGGTTGCTCAACCTGGCGGACAATCCGACCGTGCTGGTCGAGACTAATGCGTTCTCCAGTCTCAGCTCCGTGGATCGGCTGATACTGCCCTCGGGGATCCGGAACATCTCGCAGGACGCGTTCTTTGCGCTTGATATG GTCGGCTACCTGAAGCTCTCCTTCATGGACCTGTCCGAGGTAAGCGCGTTCACCTTCCGGGGGCTCACGAACGTGAAGCTGCTCTCGCTGCAGGAGTCCGACCTGGGCGTCATCAGTGCCAACGCGTTCGACGGTCTGGACCACGTCGACACGCTCAACATCCTGAACAACAAAATCGACGCCATCCACGAGCTGAACATCACCGCCGTGAACCACGTCCGGACGCTGCGGCTGCAGGGGAACCACCTGCTGGAGACGCCGGAACCGGGCAGCATCACGCTGGAGGGGCTGGGCGTGCTGCACGTCGTAGGGAACTATTTTCCCTGCGGGTGCCACATTCACACCCTGCTCGATAGTCCGCTGGCGAACGGGAGTTACGCCTCCGGGGAGGACTTTCTGTCCAAGAACTACTGCATTTCACCGCTAGAGGTCAACGGACTGCAGATGGCCCAGCTGGACATCTTCGCCATCGGCCGGTGCCACGAGCAGGTAACCCGGGAAAACCTGGAAGCATCTGGTGCGGCCAGCCTCGCCGTGTCCTTGGATCACTTCCGGTGGTGCCGGGGGTCCAGCTCGTGGTGGTGTGACCACAGCCGGATAAATTATTCAGCCACAGTCGCACTGCTGCACCCGTACGGACTAGTACTGTTagcttattttaaatatttcaggcTCAAAATCAGTTGA